GAACagcgcctggcacacagtgagcgCTCTGTTGTTGTTAGGAAGTCCTTTCTGTGGTCCTCGCCATGGATCTGCTACCTTCCTGGAGCAAGGGATTTCATCGAGAGAACAGGACTTTGTGCACAGTTCTGACCTCGTGGCATGATGGCTTTCTGTCTTTCATGAGGGCCTGGATTGGTGACAGGCCTCTGGCCTTTGCCTTGGGTCTGTGATCCTGAGAAGATGCAGGCTGAGGGGGGCACCGGGACCAGGGGTCAGAAACCATGGTACTGGCCCAGCTTTGTagcctgtctctggcctctgagtGTCTCTCTCAGGGCCTCGCTTTCCTCACTGGTAAGGCATGGGGTCTGGATCTGAGGTTCCCGCCCTGGCTTCCTCGGATCTGTGACCCTGGGCCTTCCTGCAGTTGGGACTTCATGTTCGGCCTCTCTGACCACCAGAGGGCACGCGGGTTCCTCCTGGTGCCGCCGGCAGGGGCAGCGCTGCAGGCCTGCAGGGGAGGACCCTGTGGTgcgcccctccctctgccccctcctgccAGCCAGAAAAGgcccctctgctctcctctgctctgccctcccacACAGGGAGTGCTGGCTCCTTAAGCGTGGAGGGAGCTGCCCTGTGGGGTTCCAGTTCTAATGGGAGTGATGTCTTGGGCCGGGGGCAGGACAGAGCCGGGGGTGGGTCAGCCAGGTCTGCTACTTCCTGGTATCACCTGGAGGCTCCTTTTGGCTGGGGGGATCCTGGCAAGTAGCAAACCCTTCCAAAGaagggggctggggaggcagggccttCCTGGGACATGAGGTGAGCTCAGGACAAGGCCCTGCCAGGCTCCTTCCCTGCAGATTTCCCTGCCTCTGCAGAGCGGGGGCGGCAATGGCATTTTCTGCACACCTCCTCCTTGCCTGGTGCTGGCGCCGTGCTTCCGTAATGGTATGAAAGTGGAGAGCTTGGAGCCGGGCCTTGTTCTCAGCCGCCCCAGTTCATCCTCCCGGGACGGGCACTTCAGTGCACACTGGGAGCCTAGGCCCTTGGATGGGGGTGCATGCCGAACCCTCTATCTAGGGCTCAGCCTGGCCTCCAGGACAAGCAGGTCAGAGCATCTTCTGTTCTTGAGTTCTCCATACTGGCTCTGGCCACACACCCTCAGAGATGGGCTGAGCAGACTTCGCTATCACAGTACGGCcactcctggggtggggccctgcAACTTTGCACAAGGCAAACAGTTTGAAATGGAAAAACCCTACAGGGCATCCTCCCACCCTGCTGCACCCCTGTTGGGCCTGGGGGAGGTCCAAGGGGCTGTGCTGTGCGGGCAGATGGCCCCAGAGGCCCTTTCTGCTGGGGGCAGACCTGGAGGAGAATTTTAGATAAGAGCTCTCCAGGAGCACTTATGCTAGGCAGACTGTGCTGTGCTTTCTATATTTCATCCTATTTAATCATCATGCCAACCCTGGAGGGGGGGTGTCGTCTGCTGAGTTTTGCAGAGCACAGGAATGAGGCTTAGCAGGTGAGGAGGCTGGCCCACATTCCCCCAGCCACTTGGGGCAGAGCTGGAATGGAGCCCACGTCCGTGTGACCTCTCCGTACCAGCAGCCACGGCTCTCCCCGGGCAGCTCTCTAGATGCCCCCTGCCACCAGCCCCCCAGTGGCTTCCTACCTCTCTTGGGAGAATAAAGTCCTAATGCCTTGTTCTGGCCAGTGAGGCCCCTGACCACCTGGTCACTGCCTAACTCTTAGACCTCGGGCTTCAGGGTCTGTCCCCTTGACGGCTCTGCTCCTGTGCCGCAGACCCATGAAGCCTATTCCAGCCCCTGGGGCTTCACTCTTGATATTCCACTGCCACAGAACTCGATTCCTTCAAAACTTCCAATGACCGCCTCCCCTGCTTCACTCAGGAGCTGCCTGCATGTTCCCCGCTCAGGGCATTTTCCCTGACCCCCCCCTTCACCTGGCTGTGTTCCTTATAGTCCTTGCCATGTGTCACTACCTGAAGTGACATTAGTGTTTTTCCTTGTTAATGTTTGTCGCCTGCGTGGAATACAAGTTCCATGTTGCAGAGACTCTGTGTACAGCAGTAACCCCCAGGGTCTAGACTGAGTCCTGGAGTGTAGTAGGCGATCTCTAAGTATTTGGTAAATAAGTGGAAAAATTATTGATGCTGAGCATTGCTGTTTATCCTCTACAAAGGAAATTAATCTTTTGGGATGAGGTTTTGACAATATTGGCCTAGAACCTTAGAATGAAGGCCAGGACTAGGGTGAGGCAAATGAGGGCCTAGGGTGCAGCTTAAAGAGGTATGGCATGACCCCAAGAGTGGGTGCCCCTTATATTTTGTACCTGAGGCTCTCTGCCCTGTGAGGGGCACAGCCATTTCAGTTGGAAGGACGTTGGCCCCCTCACCTCACTCTGGACTCTGCCCTGCTTAGGATGTCTGACTGGGCCTTTCTCAGCTCCCGCACCCAGGTCTCCTGGACCAAGGCTGGAGCTCCCTACGGGATTTCGCAgaaacctgctcctcccaccctgcCACCCTTTCAGCTTGTATCGGCTCCTGGCTGTGGTGTTTGCAGGCCTGACTTCTCCAAAAGGGACCTCTGTCCTTGTAGACCCATCAGCTGGTCCCTTGGAATTGTGCCAAGTCTTCTGGGGCACCTCTTCCCGTTCACTGTTCTTCTGTCCTCTTTCCTGCCTGCTGGAAGTCCGGGGAGGGCAAGGGGGCCGGGCTGGGCCGGGCACCCCGCTTTACTCCGGCTCAGGTGCCGAGAGCGCAAGGCCTTCTGAATCTCCGGCTGTCCCCCCACGCGGGACATTGTGGCTTTAGCTGGGAGAGCGTTCGCTCGGCGGAGGTGGATGGaagtggtggggaggaaggggtaAACTGAGGCCAGCACAGTGAAGCCCCTTGTCCAGGGTTCTCAGCTAACAGGAGACAATGGCAGGACTGGGACAGGACAGCCAGGTGGAGGGGTGCACAGCAATGGCCCTGGAAAAGGCTTGGGGCCATTTGTCCATCCCTGGCTTGACAGCCAGTTTGATCTGTTGCCATCTCAACGTTGATCTGCTCTCCATTTCACCCCGAGGGTCACGTCAGGTGCCTCTTCTGAGCCTTGCCCACCCCACGCTGTCCCCTCGGTCTCAGCCTTGAGGGACCCAGCCTGCTGCCATAACTCCTGCTCCGCTCCTTGCCAGGTGCAGAAGGCTGGCCCCCTCTCCAGCTCTGTCACACAGAGTCCTCACCAGCTTGTGGCTTTGTCCACAGTGCCACCAGGGCGGAGCATGGAAGTCACAGTACCTGCCACCCTCAATGTCCTCAACGGCTCTGATGCCCGCCTGCCGTGCACCTTCAACTCCTGCTACACAGTGAACCACAAACAGTTCTCCCTGAACTGGACCTACCAGGGGTGCAGTAACTGCTCCGAGGAGATGGTGAGTCCTGCGGCAGAGatggggcatgggggtggggcatgAGCAGGAGATCCCATGCTGAGCACACATTTTCCACCACCTGCTCCTGCGCTGGATCAGGACCCCAGAATACCCGGGCCCCGGAGCACCCTGTGGGCTGTCTGCTCCGCAGGGCTTTGGCAGGAGGTGTGGTGTCGTACCTGGGTGGCCCTGGGAGGGAGGTGGAGATCCGAGGTAACtgcctctctcccagctctgaGGCTGCCCAGGAGGAGGGGCACCCCGCTCCCTTGGCAGGTCCTTGCTCATCCATCCCCGTCCTGCCCCTCACCCTGCTCCCAGTTCCTCCAGTTCCGCATGAAGATCATTAACCTGAAGCTGGAGCAGTTCCGAGACCGCGTGGAGTTCTCGGGGAACCCCAGCAAGTACGATGTGTCCGTGACTCTGAGAAACGTGCAGCTGGAGGATGAGGGCACCTACAACTGCTACGTCATGAACCCGCCCGACCGCCACCGTGGCCATGGCAGGATCCTCCTGCAGGTCCTCCTGGAAGGTGAGGCGCTGCTGCGGGCCCCGGACCACTGCTGCCCGCCAGTCGGCAGTCCCGGCTCAGGGCTGCTCGGGCCGCGCCCTTGTAAACGGAGGGAGGCGTCGGGGGTTTTTCTCCTTCCAGGCCTCGGAGGCCTGGGAACCTGTCTCAGAGAGTCCTTGTGATAATATCGATCATGATTACAATCTTAAGAATCATAATAGCAGccttcatttattgagcacttactatgtctCAGTTATAGGGCTGAACTCTATATATGCATTGTCCTATTTCATCCTCATAAAATCCTGCGTGGGaggaactattattatccccattgtacagaggaggaaactgaggcttaaaaaaGTTACCTGAAGTCACCCAACTAGTATATAGTACAGTCAGAACTCAGACTGGAGTCTGTGCGATCTCAGAGTCCAGCGCTCTTAATACTGCACGGCGCTGCCCTCCCCCGGGGCTCTAGGTGCCctggggtttggggaggggaCACTTAGCTATTAATGGCTGGGTGGGGTTTTGGCTTTGACTTAAGTCCTTTCCACGGAGGAGAGTGAAGTCAGGCCCCCCGTGCATCCTGGGGGGCCGGTGCCATTGGAGGAGGCTCCCGCCCAGCCCTGTGGCCTTCGCTTCTGCAGAGCCGCCTGAGCGGGATTCCACGGTGGCCGTGATCGTGGGCGCCTCCGTTGGGGGCTTCCTGGCTGTGGTCATCTTGGTGCTGATGGTCGTGAAGTGCGTGAGGAGGAAAAAGGAGCAGAAGCTGAGCACAGACGACCTGAAGACGGAGGAGGAGGGCAAGACGGACGGCGAGGGCAACGTGGAGGACAGTACCAAGTAACTGCGGCGGCCCTGCAGCGGCGGCCCTGCAGCCCCGGCCCGCGCCCTGTCCTCCTCCCGCCCTCCGCCCTGCACAGTGTGCCCCTGCCCGCCCTCTGTTGGTATGCTTCCCTTGAACCAGGACCCCAGGGCCCGCCTGGGCCCCTCTGAGCCCCTCACTTCGTATCCCCCACCCTGCACCAAGAGCGACCCACCTCTCCTTTGAGGGACCTGCCAAGGCGTCTGGGGTGTGTGGGCCCTGGGGGAGGGACAGGGGGCTTGGAGCTGCCAGCCCTGAGAGGCagggggggtgggagggcagtgGAGGAGGCAGCTGTCTGGCTGCCTAGTGCGGGGACTGTGTGGTGTGGCTTCGGAGGGGAACGGCCTTCCTGTGACGGCTCCCGGTGCCTGGGTCGGGAGCGTTGTTGAAGGAGGACTTCGTTTCCCGAGTATTGAGGAAGCCGGGGCTGGAGGCCAGCAGGGACAGCCTGGCCCCAGGAGCTCAGCTCAACCCCTTCTCCAGCCGAGCTGCTGCAATAGAAGCCTCATGGCTCCCGGTTGGCCCCAGTCCCGTGGGATTTTTGGCGAGACTAGTACTGAACAGCCGCTGGCTGGGCCATGGGTGCGCTGGGTCCAGTAGTGGTCATTTTTCACCATACTCACTAACGGGACGAACTTCAGCTGAGGGGCTAAACGGTTGGGGCTCCGCAGGGCAACGGAGCGCTCTGCACCCGCCTTCCTGCAGGGTGAGcgctggtggtgggtggggggcagccagggcagagcgggcagggcaggaggccccgcagggtgggcaggggcttCCCTTTGCAGCTCTATTCCAGCCTTCCGGGTCACCCTCTGCGGGGTGGCCTCTGGCTTTGGCCTGGGATGCCCTGTGGAGTGTGAGGGGAACCTGGGGGCTGCTGAGGCCCCAGCCGCCAGGCCACGTCTGGAGCCGTGTTACGTCCTCCCTTGCCAACAACTCCCGCAGTACGGAAGCAAGCAGCCTTTGTGGAGAGCCAATTTCACTGCCATTTTACTCACATTAAGAGGGACTTATTTAAGCCtcgagagagagagacaagagtAAATGCTGACGTGGAGAACACCACCTGGGAAGACCTCAGAGATCAACTAGCCAGGGCAtcctgcagatggggaaactgaggttcaccGAGGGTCCTACCACTTCCTCTGGCTCCTGAGTGTCCAGGTTGGGTCAACAGAGCCACAGCTTTCCCGGTGGGAGGGCCTTTGGGGACGGATGTGCAGAGCATGGAGGAGCCCAGCCCTTCCACACTCTGGGGTGGCTGGGGCAGGGACAGGTTGCTGGGGGTCAGAGGGCAGAGCTGCTGCTAGTGCCCCTTGCCTCCCATGGGACCCTCCTCAGCACCTCCCAGCCTTGCCAGGAGCGCAGGCCCTGCCCGGGCTCAGGGTGTCAGAGCCCAGGGCTGGAACTTGTCTGGGGAAAGGGGTGGAGACAGGACTGTGACAGTCTCAGGGACCATTCTCTGCCTTTGCCCATCAGATGGCCAGTTTGGGGAGAGAGCAATAACATATGGGAGATTCAGTTTAATTCAGTTCAacttccatttattgagcatctcctgtgtgccaggcactgtgctgggtgctggggacacacACAAAGCCATAACACAGTTGGGAACTGCCAGGTCAGCGCTATGGGGACcaagattaatttttttggtgCATCTAATTCCCCCTCTGCAGCCACTGTTTCCAGGGCTGGAGTTGGAGAAGAAGGccttggggagggaggaaaggaaggaagagggaagacagagcaggGAGCAGGGTGAGAGGCCAGAGAGGTGGGTGTGGAGTGGGGGATGGGCAGCCAGCAGAGAGCCCCTGGGTGGCGTGAGCCCACCCCATCTGGAAACTCTAACTCGGTAGGCTCAGTACCTAACTGCCAATCAACACACTGCCAATGGGGGTGGGCTAAGCTCCAGGATGCCTGGGGCAGGCGGATACTGCCCGTTCTTGGAACCAACCAGCTGAGAGGGGGACGGCTGGCAGGGCCTCATGCCAGCTGAGGCCAGGGGTGGCTGCAGTacttctccagcttgcagatttCACTTTGGGGCAGCCTCGTCAGTGCTGTCCTCTCCCAAGATGAGGGGCGGTCTGTGCTGATGCTGGGAACCTTTTTCCAGGCCACACAACATTTACGGGACTTACTTGCAATATTTCCCAGGTTGATTCTAAATCCTAATTCTCCATAAAGAACCCAAAGACTTCTGggttccttcctttctctgcccttACCGGGGAGAGCAATGTGCCTCCCCAGGAGCCTCAGGAGCCCGAACAGATGGGGATGAGCCAGGAACTGCCTTTGCCCCAGGTGCCCACCCTCGAATGCACTCCTTCTTAAGCCTCTGAGACTCTGCCAGAGATCTCAGAGAGCTGCCTCCCCCAGGCAGTGAGGCTGGGAAAAAAATGGGGCTTCTGTGAGAAGAGGTGGGAAGTCAGCAAGCTGTGGCTCTGCCCTGCTTCTAGTTTATGCCAGCAAACTGCTCCCTTTCCTGCACCGTGGGGGTCAAGCCCCACTTCGGGCTGCATGTCCGGGTCACCGCACTGCTGGGTTCAGTCCTGGTTTTCTCGACTGCCGCTGCCTCTCCCGCTGTCTCAGAAccccctgtctgtctgtctcttcctTCTAATTAAGGGCCACTGTAAAAAGATATGGGCTGGCCAACCCATGGGATGGAGCTTCTCAGAACAGAGTACCATTTTTCAGGACTGAAATGCCTTGAGGTGCCTTGGAACTGGCTTTGGAAGTAGCCATCTGCCCCCTAGCTCTGGACTAATCCCAGTTATTCCcaatttataaaaaggaaaagctgGTTGGATCCATATTTCTCCCTATGAATCTCCTTGGGGAGGTGGGCTGATAAGTGTTTGCAAGGTCAGGTTAAGCAGCAGGACAATGGAAAATACTGGCCAGGTCCAAAAGATAGTCCCAGGCCATGGAAATGGCTTGGAGCCGTTGGAATGGGTGATGCATCAAGAATTTTCCTTCCTACTTATGTCTTAAGGATAGACAGCCTGTCTCTTACTGGGCCTCCTGCTTATGTCTTCCTTTATTGAAGCTTGCTGACGCATTGTACATAGTCTATATATAGGTATAGGTAtattacatatacaaatataaaacatctcACTACATCCACCCCAAAAGTTCCACtgggctgggggcgggggaaCAATCATTTCTCAGTGTTTCAAGTTGGTTCACCAAAGGCAAATCATGTTATGTTCTTTGTGCACTTGGAGGGGAAAACCCAACAACTTCTGCACTTTCTGGGCTTTATGTGCTGTGCGTGGCTGGAAGAGGTGCTGGGGAGAAGGACTCGAACAGTCCTCTGTGACCTGAGTGTGCGGTGTGTCTGCTTTTGGAGCGGACTTTCTTCTGCACTTTGTCTTACTGCTTGGATCTATTGCTACAATAAACACATCGTCTCTCCTGAATATCCTTTGAATGTGGCTTTTTTCAGGGGTACAGAGTGGAGTGAGATGAGGCTTTGCCAGGATCCTGACAGGGCCCCCTCAGGCCCCATTCCTGGTCATTGCATTGACACTACCAGACCCCTGCCAAGGACCGAGCTGTTCTATGCTACCCCTGCTGAAGATGTTTCATCTCTGTTCCCCTTTGTCTTCCCAGAATCCCAggggactctctctctctctctctctctctctctctctctctctctctctctctctctctctctctctctctctctcaccttggGAGCACCCTGAGGGCAGAGTGGCTGAACACCCACTTCTTGGAGGCCTTTTGGT
This portion of the Manis javanica isolate MJ-LG chromosome 6, MJ_LKY, whole genome shotgun sequence genome encodes:
- the SCN2B gene encoding sodium channel regulatory subunit beta-2 isoform X1 — its product is MPGYLALPSVSRGSVSFSLWVQKAGPLSSSVTQSPHQLVALSTVPPGRSMEVTVPATLNVLNGSDARLPCTFNSCYTVNHKQFSLNWTYQGCSNCSEEMFLQFRMKIINLKLEQFRDRVEFSGNPSKYDVSVTLRNVQLEDEGTYNCYVMNPPDRHRGHGRILLQVLLEEPPERDSTVAVIVGASVGGFLAVVILVLMVVKCVRRKKEQKLSTDDLKTEEEGKTDGEGNVEDSTK
- the SCN2B gene encoding sodium channel regulatory subunit beta-2 isoform X2 → MHRDAWLPRPAFSLTGLSLFFSLVPPGRSMEVTVPATLNVLNGSDARLPCTFNSCYTVNHKQFSLNWTYQGCSNCSEEMFLQFRMKIINLKLEQFRDRVEFSGNPSKYDVSVTLRNVQLEDEGTYNCYVMNPPDRHRGHGRILLQVLLEEPPERDSTVAVIVGASVGGFLAVVILVLMVVKCVRRKKEQKLSTDDLKTEEEGKTDGEGNVEDSTK